A window of Arcobacter acticola genomic DNA:
CAATAAATTATTTGCTAAACTAAACTCTGATGCAAGTTTTCTATTCTCTTTTTTAATTAATTTAAGGTCATCTTTCCCTTTTAATACGGCATCTAATTTGAAACTCATGCTTGAATCACTAGGTGAATCCATCGAAGCAAACACATCAACAATCTCTTTTGCATCGTTATTAATACTCAAAAATACGGCACATCTACAAAACATTGCTTTTATTACATTGCTAGCAAAAGTTTTATTATATGTAGGCAAGATAAATATATCTGAAGCCAAAAACAAGTCATCCATATTTTTATAATCTTCTAATAGAATTATTTTATCTTGGAGATTTTGATATTTTGGAATTTGAAATTGCAATGTTCTTATTTGTTGTTTTTCACCTGCAACTATAACTTTAAAGTTTTCATATGAAATTGATGAGCATATATCTAAGAATTCTTTTATACCAGAAGATTTGAAATTTTTTGCAGTAAATAAGATAATCTTATTTTTTACATCAATTTGTAATTCTTCACAAAGTTTTTCTTTTACATCTTTGTTTTTTTTATACTCAAGATCAACACTTGGATATATTACCTTTACTTTTTCATGAGAAATCTTTGTTTTTGCTATGATTTCATTCATAGATGAAAAACAATTAGCAATTGTCATTTTTGCATTTAATATATTTTCAATTGAATTTTCATCTAAACTACCACTATGAAAATATACATCTGCATACTTTTTCTTTGAGAAAAATTTTGAAAAGAAGTTTCCTTCTCTTAAAACCTCAATATTATCTTGATGTGATAACTTATCAATTAGGATATTCTTTGTTTTGTATGATATTGTTGTTTTATGGTTCATATTTATCTTCACTTTAAATTTTGTTATTATACTTAAAAGTGCTTTATGATAATATTTAAAGACTAATAAGAAAAGGATACATTATTTCAAACTTAACAAAAAAAATTATATTTCTTGATAGAGATGGTGTTATAAACTATGACCATGGATACGTTGGAGAAATAGAAAAGTTTGAATTTATAGATGGTGTATTTGAAGCTTGTAATCATTTTTCTAAACTTGGATATGAAATAATTGTAATTACGAATCAATCAGGAATAGGAAGAGGCTATTATTCAGAAGAAGATTTTATAAATCTTACAAATTGGATGAAAGATGAATTCAAAAAAAATGGTATAAATATCTTAAAAGTTTATTATTGCCCTCACTCACCTGATAAAGATTGTGAATGTAGAAAACCAAAAATAGGAATGATTACTCAAGCAATTAATGATTTTAATATTGACTTAGAAAAATCTTGGTTAATTGGAGATAAAATTTCAGATATACAAACAGCTGTAAATGCGAATATAAAAAACACTATTTTGATAAAAGAAGACAAGAAAATTGCTTCATTTACTGCTAATAGCTTATTTCACACAATAAATATAATTAAAAAACAAGGTAAATAATGACTTTCAACGATATCGATTTTAATAGTAAGACTATTTTAATAACAGGTGGTGCTGGATTTATTGGTTCTAATTTAGCATTCTACTTTCAAAACAATTTTCCAATGGCAAAAGTTGTTGTTGTTGATTGTTTTAGAAGTGGAGAAATATTTTCAAATGGAAATTTAAAAAGTTTTGGTCATTTTAAAAATTTATTAGGATTCAAAGGAATTGTAATAAGTGGAGATATTAACGACAAAAAATTATTAAAGAACTTAAAATTAAACTATAAATTCGATTATATTTTTCATCAAGCAGCAATTTCAGATACAACAGTTAGTGAGCAAGATTTGATGATAAAAACAAATGTAAATGCCTATGAAGATTTATTAAAAATTGCCATTAATCATAAAGCAAATATGATATATGCAAGTAGTGCTGCAACTTATGGAGATAGCGATAGATTTGAAGTAGGATATGAGCGAGCAAATAATGCATATGGATTTTCAAAAGTAATGATGGATAATATTACTTATGAGTATTTAAAAAAAGATTTAGATATTTCAATTGTTGGACTAAAGTATTTCAATGTATATGGACCAAAAGAATTTTATAAAAATAAAACAGCTTCAATGGTTGTACAATTTGCACATCAAATATTAAAAGGTTTAACTCCAAAATTATTTGAAGGAAGTGATAAAATATTAAGAGACTTTATTTATATTGAAGATGTTATTCAAGCAAATATTAAGGCTTGTAATCCTAAACAATCTGGTATTTACAATGTAGGAACGGGAAAAGCTAGAAGTTTTGAAGATATCGTAAATATTTTACAAAAAGAGTTAGAAATAGATAAGGGGAAAGAGTATATTCCCAATCCTTTTATTGGTGCTTACCAATTCTTCACTGAGGCAAATATCGAATCTACAAAAGAGAATTTAGGGTATAAACCAAGATATGAAATGGAAGATGGGATAAAATCCTATATACCAGAAATAAAAAGATTATTCAAAGAAGAAGTTAAATAATGATTAATTTTAAAAATAAAATTCCTAAAATATTAGTAATTGGTGATTTAATGATAGACCATTACTTATGGGGGAAATGTGAAAGAATTTCACCTGAAGCTCCTGTACAAATAGTGAATATAGATAAAGAGAACTCAGTTTTAGGAGGCGCGGGAAATGTTATAAATAATCTTCGTGCACTTGAATCTAATGTAGATGTATTAAGTGTTATTGGAAATGACACTACAGCAAAAGAGTTAGAGGCTTTATTAGAAAGTATAGAAGTTAAATCAGATATGTTGATTATTGAACAAAATAGAAAAACATCTAAAAAAAGTCGTTTAATAGCTTCTCAACAACAAGTTCTTCGATATGATAATGAAAGTATCGAAGATATTTCAAGTAGTAGTGAAACACAAATTATTAATAAATTATCAGCAATTATTTTAAATTATGATGTTGTGATACTGTCAGATTATGGTAAAGGTGTTTTAACAACAAAATTAACTCAAGAGATTATTTCTATTTCAAATAAAAATAATGTAAAAGTCTTTGTTGATCCAAAAGGTAAAGATTATAGTAAATACAAAGGTGCTTATACTCTAACTCCAAATAAAAAAGAAGCCATAGAAGCAACCAATATTCTTATAAACGATAATGAAAGTTTAGAAAATGCAATCAAAAAACTAAAAGATGAATGTGAATTAGAAGTTTCACTTATTACACTTAGTGAAAGTGGAATTGCAATATTTGATGATAATCTTAGAATTAAACCAACAGTTGCAAGAGAAGTTTATGATGTAACAGGAGCCGGAGATACAGTTATTGCTTCTATTGCATTTGCTATTGCAAATCATATGAAAATAGATGATGCAATACAATTTGCAAATCTTGCAGCTGGTGTTGTTGTAGGGAAAATTGGAAGTGCAACTGCCTCACTTGATGAAATCTATAAATATGAATCAAGTTTAAATAAATCAAACTCTTCTTCTCATATAAAATCATTTGAAGAAATTGAAATTTTGGCTAAAAACTTCATGATAAAAGAAAGAAAATCATATTTACAAATGGTTGTTTTGATATTTTACACGCAGGTCATGTTAAATATCTTGAAGAGGCTAAAAGTTATGGGGATATTTTAATTTTAGGATTAAATGCAGATTCTTCAGTAAGAAAACTAAAAGGCCCAACAAGACCTATAAACAATCAAGATGATAGAGCATATATTCTGGCCTCTTTAGAATCTGTTGATTATGTGGTGATTTTTGAAGAAGAAACTCCCTATGAACTAATAAAATTAATACAACCTCATGTTTTAGTAAAAGGTGGAGATTATGAAGGTAAAGAAGTAGTAGGACAAGATATTGCTCAAGAATTAAGACTAGTTCAATTTGTAAATGGGAAAAGTACAAGTAAAATAATCCAAAGGATTCAAAATAATGAAACAAACAATTAAAAACGAATTTTTATCTCACCTCGAAGTTATAAATTTAACAATTGAAACTATGCAAGATAAACTTGAACAAGCTTCTTTATTAGTAGTAGAAACACTAAAAAATGGTAATAAAATTCTTTTATGTGGAAATGGTGGAAGTGCAGCTGATGCACAACACATAGCAGCTGAACTAGTAGGAAGATATAAAAGTGATAGACGAGGTCTTCCTGCGATTGCACTTACAACTGATACAAGCATATTAACATCTGTTGGAAATGATTATGGATATGAAAAAATTTTTGACAGACAAGTTGAAGCACTAGCAAATAAAGGTGATTTAATTATTGGGATTAGTACAAGCGGAAATAGTAAAAATATTGTTAATGTATTAAAACTTGGACGAGAGTTAGATTGTAAAACAGTAGGTTTTTCTGGATATAAGGGAGGAATTATGAATGAATTTTGTGATATAAATTTAATCGTTCCTTCAAATAATACTCCTCGCATTCAGGAGATGCATATTTTATTTGGACATATTATTTGTCAGATTGTGGATGATGAATTGAGTTAATATAAATAAAATTAAGATTATTATCTTAATTATTTGATAAGTAAATAGAACAGTTTCTCAATTTTATTTCTTGACAAAGATATTATCTTATTCTTAAAATATTTATAATAGCTGAATAATTATTATGATAATATTCCAACCATTTAACTTTAAAAGATTATAAAAATGCCCATAATATTACAAAAATTAAAAAATATTCCTAGAATCGACTATATAAACTATTTAATATTACTTTATGCTTTTACTTTAAGTTTTCCAAGTGAAATAAAAAGAGTAATTGCAATATTTATGATAATACTATGGATTACAGACAAAACAAAATATGATTTTAAATTACCAAAAACAAATATATTTTTATTTTTTTGGATATTTATAGGATATTGTTTAGTATCTTACTTCTGGAGTGATGTTAGTTTTCATGAAGCATTAAAATATATTAAAAGATATTGGTACTATTTACCTATATTTATAATTTTCAAATATCTAAAAAAAGAATATTTTGAATATGCAATAAGTTTTTTTCTTTTTGGAATGTTTATTAGTGAAATTTTGTCTTATGGAAATTTTTTTTCTTTTTGGAAAATTGGTTTTGGTAGACCACATGATCCTACTGTATTTATGCAACATACACTTTATAGTATATTTTTATCTGTATGTGCTATTTTTTTACTTTCTAAAATAATTTATGAAGAAGACACTAAAAAGAGGATGATTTATTTATTCTTTTTTACTACAGTAACAATAAACTTACTTATAGGTTCTGGAAGAACAGGTTATTTTACTTTATCTATTACTTTAATTATTGTTATAATTTTTATTTATAAAACTAAATTAAAAATAATTCTTACCACGATCGTTCTCCTTTCAATAGTGTTATTTTTATCATACAATCTATCACCAAATTTCAAAAATAGAATTTCTTCTATTAACTCTGATATTACAAAAGTAATTAACAATTCTAACTACAGTACTCCAATTGGAGCAAGAATTGGTTTATGGATTATTGCAAAAGAAATAACAAAAGATAATTTATTATTTGGGTTAGGCATAGCCGATAATATAAATAAAAAAAATGAATATATAACAACTAACAAATTAACAAATTTTAATTATGTTGAAGAGTTAGTACATTTTCACAATAATTTTCTTGAGATAATTACTCAATTTGGGATAGTAGGATTAGCTTTATTTATTTATTTATTTTTTTTGATTGCTAAAATCGAAATAAAAGATAAAACTATTTATGTATTAAAAATTTCAACTCTAAGCATTTTTTTATTAGGTAGCTTGAGTGATATGTTATTTTATTTAAATGATACAATGTTCTTATTTTCATTTGCTATTGGAATTATACTAGCAAAATATAAATTAGAAGATCAAGATAGAAAATTACTTATTAATCAAGGATAAATACTGATTAATAACATTATCTTCATTAAACTTACTAATGTATTCAGCTTTTATATTGATAGTATTTTCTATAACTTGATTCATTTTTAATGCTAAATCATCAGAATCATTAACTTTTACTAAATACTTTGATAATTCTCCAACTAAAATTTCACTTGGACCTGATATACAGTTTGTTGAAACAACAGGGGTATCTAAGATTAAAGATTCAATTAATACTGTTGGTAGACCTTCTCTTTCAGAAGATAAAACTAAAAATTTTGCTTTTTTAATAATTGGATAAGGATTTCTTTTAAATCCCAAAATTATTACTTTATTTTGTAATCCTCTATTATTAATCATTTCAATTATCTCTTTTGTTGGATTACATAATAAAATTAATTTTAATTTAATTTCAGATTTTTTATAAGCATCAAGAAGAATATCATATCGTTTAACTGGCCTGAATGCTGAAGCACTTAATATATAATCCTCTTCAATTATATCAATCTTCTCATTGGCTTTTTTTATAATTTCTCCAAAATTAAAAGGATTATATATGCATATAATAGACTTATATTCAACTTCTAATTTATTTAAATCTTCTTCAATTTTATTTGAAACAATAATTAATTTTTTATTTTTATATATTTGTCTATAAAGTTCATATTTTTTCTTAGCACGAGCATATTTTCCTTTTGATTTAAATTCTTCAATTTCTTGAAAATAAGAAGTATGTATGCAAAAATAAACATTGTTTCTAGTTGAATATTGTAAAACTCTATCAGATCCCGGTAAATTTGATAGTATTAGATCAAAATTCTGATTTTCTTCTTTTTCAATAAAGACTATCTTCTTTTCTAGAAGATAATGTAATCTTTGATCACCCATAAATGAAAATAGTTTATGATATTTCCTATTCGTTGTTAAACTTATGATTTTACTTTTTTCCTTCTCTAATAAATCATAACAAATAATATCTTCCAATAAAAAAATATACACATTATGTCCAAATTTCTCAAACATATTAAATAAATTTAAAACTACTTTTTCAGCTCCACTTCCTGCAAGATTTGTAACAACTAATCCAATTAATTTATTATTTTGCATCATATTTTCCTAAAATTAAATTTATTTCATCAAACATAAATTCTATTTGTTGATTAGCCGTAATAATATAATCATCAATTTTATTTAGTTCTTCTTTTGAAAAAGAATTATAATCATTTTTTACTCTTTCAATATCATTTAGTTTTTTTATATCAATAATTCTTATTTTATCCAAACCTATATCACTCAATAATGATTCAATTTTAAAAGTATTTGAAGATAACGCAATAAAAGGTACTTGAAAATGTAAAGATAAACAAATTGCATGAAATCTTGCAGATATTAAAAAATTAGAATTTCTAATATTTTTTAATAAATCATCTTCATTATTTACAAGTATAAATCTTTTATATTTATATTTAAGACTCATAAATTTCTCGATGAAAGATCCATAATAATTAAAAAAATTAAATTTTAATTTTTTTAAAAAACCATTTAAGTTACTATATTTTTTAAATGGTGCAATTATTGGAATAAAAACTATTTCATTGTTTTCTGCAATTCTATATAATTCTTCTGATTTTTTAATATCATGGCTATCCGTAATATATATCTTTTTTTCATTTAATTGTTGATAATTTTTTTTCAAAGTATAAAAAGTCATATCAGGTACAACTACAGAATCAATGTTGTTTTTTTCTAACTCTTTTTTGCTAAATGTTTCTCTAACATAAATTTTCTCAAATTTTGAAACTAATTTTGAAAATTTTTCAGAATTATTCTGATAAGTCATATTTATCAAAAAACAAGGCTTATTCGTATAATCTACAATTTCTAATAAAGAATATGCATAATCACTATCATCATGTATTGTTCCCTCTGCATTTATTATTACTCCATCAGATTGATTCAAACTATTTAAAAAAGTTTTATTACTCTTCCAATCTTTTCCTATTGGATTTGTAGCAAGTAATTTTATATCTCTTTTTTCTAAATTTCTTTTTATATTTTCTATAACTATATTACAACCATGATGATTTTCAAATGAAGTATCATTTAATAAAACTACACTTTTCAAATTAATTTACCTTTATTAATGGGATTTTTTTCTCTATATAATTTTTATATAAATTTGTATACTCTAAAATTTGATTCTCTTTTTGTAATTGTGTTTTATCTAATTCAATCACATTAAGAAATTTTATATCATACAAATAGCCTAATGTTTCTAGAGCTGTTGATCGAATTGTTATTAAACCTAAAGGTTTCTTTTGATGTTGGGAAATTGCTAATTCTAAAATTGTAAGAAATTTTTTCAATTCAAAGCCATATTTTATAGATAATTCTCTTAAATAATCTATATCTTCATATCTATGAGGAACATAAATTATTTTATATTCTTTAAAATATTCTATTGTATTTTTTAATATATCTTCGAAATACTCTTTTTTTATATAACTATTAATTAAGTTTGAGCCTATAAAAAATATCTCCTTATTTTCAAGTAAATTATCAATTGATTTTTTAAAATCTCTATAATCATTTTTTATGATTTTATTGTTTAATAAATAAGAATCTAAATCAAAAAATGTAAAAATTTTTAATTTTTCAATAAAATTTAAATTAAATTTTCTTCCTAGTATATTATTTACTATAGTATTTTTAAATTTATTTTTATAAGTACTATTTTTAATATTATTTGCAATTAAAAATGTTTCATTCCCATCATCAATTAATATGTTATTTTTTGATTTTATCTGATTTACTGAATGTATAATATAAGATGTAATTAAGCCAAAAAAACAATATTCAACATTTTTATATTTTCTTAATAAATTAGTTAATATAAAAGAGTAAAAAATCCTAGTAAAAAAATTTAATTTAATAAAATAGACTTTTTCCCATGACAACTCTTTTAAAATTTCTTGAAAAAGATTTTTATCTACTTCATTTTTATATATACATATCAAAATATTGGAACCATTTATATTAAATCTCTTAATTGCTTCAATACAATTAAATAATTGAAAAGGAGTTCTTATTAAAGAAATTGATTGTTTATTCATCTAAATTCTTTCTTAATAAAATTTCTAAATTCACAATTAATATTTTTATTATTAAATTCATGTCTATTATCGTGTAAAGAGAAATTTTTTATTCTTATAATTTGATTATTTAATTCAAATTTTTTTAATATACTTTTATAATTTTCATCTGCATCTGAATATTCATTTCCAATTGTAAAAACCTTTTTTGATGAAGAAATAGCTTCACTTATCATTGAAGAACTTTCTTCTGTAACAAAAATAGCTTCACTTAAACCAAAGAAAGGTAACAAAATTTTTTCCTCTTTCTTGTTATATGCTACAAAATAAGAGTAATATTCTTTTAACATTTTCTCTAACTTATTCTCTATTTCAAGCGGCGTTCTTCTTGAAGTTGTGATAAGCCATTTAATATTCTTATCTTTTGATATTTTTTTTACAAAATTTATTAAATCATCATAAAATTTATTATCATATTTGTACCCAGCACCATTTCCACCTATTAACAAAGTATAATATTTTTGATTTATATCTAAATTATTTAATTTTAAAAACTCATTTGATTTTTCTAATAACTTCTCTTTTGTTATTGTATTTGGTGCAACATCTAAAATAATTTGATTTTTATACCCCAAATCAATTACAGTTGTAATATTTGTAAAAAGTTCTTCTTTTAAGCCTCTTAATGCTCCATTTAAAATATTTTTACATTTATAAATTTTTGCAAACCATGCGTTTAAATTTGAAGTATTTCCACCTGTTGAAATAATTAAATCTGGTATATTTTTTGGTATAGAATAATTCTTATAAAAAAAAGAAAGATATTTTAAACTATTTTGTGTAAAAAGCTTAGGAAAAGTATTTAATAAAAATCTCAATATTTTTCTAGTCAATTTTGATTTTATTTCTATTTGTATATACTCAACTTCTAAATCATTAGACATTTCTTTTAAATATAATACCAATCCCTCTGTTTGATTGTAGTGACCTGGTTTGTCATCTTTTATTACTAATACTTTCATTATCTTAAAACTTTTTTATAAACTGAAATAGTTTCATTTACCATATTTTCTATTGTAAATTTATTTTGTGCATAATCAAATTTCTCTTGAAAATCTGCTACTACTTCATTATAATTATCTTTTACATATCCTATTTTACTTGAAAGATCATTTACATCTGAAAAATGAGTAATATATTTTTTTCCAAGAAGTTTTTCCATATCAGAAACAGGAGTTGAAATAAATGGAGTTTTACAAAACATAGTTTCAACAAATGTGTAAGGAAATCCTTCATTATCAGAAGACATAACAAATAATGATGATGATGAAATAATTTCTTTAACTTCATTATTTACTAAATTACCAGTGAAAGTTACTTTATTCTCAATATTTAATCTTGTTACTTCATTTCTTAAATTATTTTCTTCTTCTCCTGAACCTACTAAAATCAAGTGTAAATCTAAATTCTTGATAGCTGATAATATTAATTCAAATCTTTTTACCTTTGTCAATCTTGCAACACTACAAATTATAAATTTATCTTTTTCAATATTATATTTAGAATAAAGATCTATTTTTAAATTTTCATCATAATTAAATGAAATTCCGTTGTATATAGTAACTTTATTTTTTGTTTTCAGATTTTTTCCAATATTATCTGAAACAGTAATCACAAAATTACTTTTTTCAAACGCTGATAAATTCTTTTTATAATTATGTAAAGTAGAAACTATTTTAGTGTTAATAAATGATTTTATTTTAGTCACCATTGAAGTTGCTTTATTAGCTTGAGTATGAATAATGTCAAAATTCTCTTTTTTTAGTATTTTATAAAGTTTAAATAAAATAAAAAAATTATTTCTGCTTTTTGATAAATCAAGGGGAATGAATTTTATATTTTCAAAAGATTCTTTAAAATCTTCATGAGCAATTACAGTTACATCAAAACCTCTATTTACTAACTGTTTTGATAATTCTATAGTGTGTTTTTCTAAACCACCATCTTCATTTCCTGCAAGAATTTGACATATTTTCATTTTAGCAAACCTCTTAATCCTCTTTTTAATTTAATTTTAAAGGCAAACATATTATCTTTACCGCTTATTGTAATTCTTTTTAACTCAAATAAATCTAATTTTGTCAAATCATCTATACCTTTTGTTGTAGTCGTTGCATTTGTATAAGCCAATTCTACAACTAACTTTATATCTTCTTTATCATACAAACCAAAAGGATAACAAAAGGAATTACATTTTGTATTGAACTTCTTTTCTATTTCTAATTTAGAATTTCTTATTTCATCTATTTTTTGTTCTTTATCTAAAGTTGGTAAATTATCATGTGTCATAGTATGAGAACCAATTTCAATCAAACCAGAATTTATTAATTCAACAATTTGTTCATCCAATAATTTTGGTTCATTTTTCAATTCACCAGTACTATTTTTCTTTTTCCTTTTTGATGACCACTCCCTATCATGTCTGTCAATAACAAGATAAATTGTAGCTTTAGCATTATATTTTTTTAAAATAGGGAAAGCATTTGTAAAATTATCTTCATAACCATCATCAAAAGTTATTGCAATTGATTTACTTGGTAAATTATCTTTTTTTTCTATTAATTCGCTCATAGTAAAAAAAGTCCAATTATTATAACTCAAATATTTTATCTGATTTTCGAACTCTGTAGGTGTTACTCTAAGACCATTAAATTTTGCATTTTTTTTATGCTTAGAAATCATATGATACATTAAAATTCTAGGATAATTATAATCTATAGTTTTAGTCCACCAGGCATACTTATATGAATAATATATAAAAATAAATACTGGTATTAAAAGTAATATCTCCAAATTATATTAACCTTTTATAAACTTCTATTGTTCTATTCACCATATTCCCTAAAGAAAAATTGTTAGAAATATAATTATATCCATCAAATTCTAAATTTCTAGCTTTTAAAATATTATTTGCTAACTCTTTTTCATCACCTACTTCGAAGAAAAATCCATTTTCATTTTCAATAATTATATCTTTTACACCACCATGATTTGTAGCAATTACTGGTTTATTCATACAAATAGCTTCAGCAACTGCTCGACCGAAGCTTTCTGGTTTTTTTGAACTGCTTACAATGACATCACTTAAAGCATAGATTTGTTCTATCTTGCTTTGACTTCCTGTAAATGTAATATTATCTTCTAAATTTAATTCTTTTATTAAATTCTTCAAAGAGTTTAAATAATCTTCTTTATCGCTTCTAACGCCACCAACTATTAAGCCTACTATATTTGGAAGCTCTTTTTTTACTAAAGAAATAGCTTTTATAAATGTTTCATAATCTTTTAGTTGAGTTACTCTTCCAACACTTGAAACTATAAATTTATTTTCTAAATGAAACTCTTTTTTAAAAGTATTAATAAAATCATTATCAATATTTTTTGGATTAAAAAGTTCTAAATCTATTCCTCGAGGGATTACTGTTATTTTAGATTCACTTGTTTTATAATGTTTTTGTATGTACTCTTTTATACTATTACTCACGCATATAACTGCATCTGCTTTTTGCATGATAGAGCTATAAAATCCAACACTGTTGAAACCATGAACAGTACTCACAACTTTGATCTTTAAACTTTTATTTGCAAAATATATAAGCCAAGCAGGAACCCGACTTCTTACATGAATAATATCTGGTTTTATTTCTTTTAGTATTTTTTTTAGTTTTGCTACTCTTGTGAAAACTGTAAAAATATTTTTACTACATACATCAAATTTTATGTGCTTTCCACCATCAAGATTTATTTGATTTTCTAGTTTTCCCCCTGCACTAATAACATATGACTCAATTTTTAGTTTCACATATTCACGGTTTAGTTCAACAACCCCTCGTTCAACTCCACCTTCATTTAGTTCAGGAAGTAACTGCACAATTCTCATATATTATAATTTCCAAGAAGGATGTGGAACTATTCCTTTTACATCAATAATAATTTTTTCATCTTTTATCAAAGAATCATACTGTTCTTGAGTTATTGTTTTAAATTTATCATGTCCAACAGCAACTACAATAGCATCATATTTTTTACTATTTTCAAATGGGTTTTCAACAAAGTTATAATCATAATAGTCTTTATCTTTTTCATCTATCCAAGGTTCATATACATCAATATTTGAGCCATAGTCTTTAATCTCTTTTATTATATCTACTACTTTTGTATT
This region includes:
- a CDS encoding glycosyltransferase family 4 protein, with amino-acid sequence MKICQILAGNEDGGLEKHTIELSKQLVNRGFDVTVIAHEDFKESFENIKFIPLDLSKSRNNFFILFKLYKILKKENFDIIHTQANKATSMVTKIKSFINTKIVSTLHNYKKNLSAFEKSNFVITVSDNIGKNLKTKNKVTIYNGISFNYDENLKIDLYSKYNIEKDKFIICSVARLTKVKRFELILSAIKNLDLHLILVGSGEEENNLRNEVTRLNIENKVTFTGNLVNNEVKEIISSSSLFVMSSDNEGFPYTFVETMFCKTPFISTPVSDMEKLLGKKYITHFSDVNDLSSKIGYVKDNYNEVVADFQEKFDYAQNKFTIENMVNETISVYKKVLR
- a CDS encoding polysaccharide deacetylase family protein gives rise to the protein MEILLLIPVFIFIYYSYKYAWWTKTIDYNYPRILMYHMISKHKKNAKFNGLRVTPTEFENQIKYLSYNNWTFFTMSELIEKKDNLPSKSIAITFDDGYEDNFTNAFPILKKYNAKATIYLVIDRHDREWSSKRKKKNSTGELKNEPKLLDEQIVELINSGLIEIGSHTMTHDNLPTLDKEQKIDEIRNSKLEIEKKFNTKCNSFCYPFGLYDKEDIKLVVELAYTNATTTTKGIDDLTKLDLFELKRITISGKDNMFAFKIKLKRGLRGLLK
- a CDS encoding glycosyltransferase family 4 protein; protein product: MRIVQLLPELNEGGVERGVVELNREYVKLKIESYVISAGGKLENQINLDGGKHIKFDVCSKNIFTVFTRVAKLKKILKEIKPDIIHVRSRVPAWLIYFANKSLKIKVVSTVHGFNSVGFYSSIMQKADAVICVSNSIKEYIQKHYKTSESKITVIPRGIDLELFNPKNIDNDFINTFKKEFHLENKFIVSSVGRVTQLKDYETFIKAISLVKKELPNIVGLIVGGVRSDKEDYLNSLKNLIKELNLEDNITFTGSQSKIEQIYALSDVIVSSSKKPESFGRAVAEAICMNKPVIATNHGGVKDIIIENENGFFFEVGDEKELANNILKARNLEFDGYNYISNNFSLGNMVNRTIEVYKRLI